One window from the genome of Paramisgurnus dabryanus chromosome 24, PD_genome_1.1, whole genome shotgun sequence encodes:
- the r3hdm1 gene encoding R3H domain-containing protein 1 isoform X7 gives MSESSLDTRSCDVMKVLECDGPQPAESPATPNDPQYTLQNNGTHAQECVIDQSSSHQTQEKIHIELSQSFEKDETSIKNEDGEKFSEKPEKTDRLLKKTLSRDPSQEYTDSTGIDLHEFLVNTLKNNPRDRMMLLKLEQDILDFISNIDSQKRKFPPMTSYHRMLLHRVAAYFGLDHNVDQTGKAVIINKTCNTRIPDQKFSEHFKDDKSDDFQKRYILKRDNSSLDQDDGRLRMRLKDDRRSKSIEEREEEYQRARDRIFAQDGQEHFPFDKRIQEDVTYINTQQRRQIFRLRDSRSGNSRQSSSETEMKYSDPRPWSSTDSDSSHRNLKPSMTKANSFSGISLLIRGDSTASSKSAGKLSKTSSDSSSSVGSSSGSLSRPTQLSLPAPVPPQPSRGFTMAPSAPLPAPPIGGNTTTPAPQSSTTNSNINANASFYIVPLDTSAIPPGSVLLNPQTGQPYINPDGSPVIYNPAMTSQQGRGQQPMTLHPPPPPPPLPPQPQPPNHFLPQPSAQPVQFAAVSCPPLLPGAYTQQYTVQQDGLSAQFGQMNLVRQTSSEAQDPHTGLYPQSLVLQNPPPTGYMLQSAGQPMNHHAYPPPTPVNQSVLQPHGYMQQPVQQVSACFCAPGQYSHSNQHYRAVTPVHYSAPQSQALPPQQTGFQTVMPGQPPSYQGMMGVQQAQNQSLVSTQSGMANQIQSVMVQYPAMPPYQVSVQQGSQNVSQAAYQQQIVMQGQTNQTPAPSTSMQVYYSMLPPTHHSTVSSTVGFLPPPGSDQMSFQRAPSPCGSQPITGQQCTGVPPPPPTGGMVMMQLNVPPCQHPRAPSPSHWKPNRYYKHSDLPPQDNTQNNPQHLISPSPSPAQSPAPTHLANLKGPRPGHAPFLMPQFSRPFAPGQGDGRYPPLIGQPLQYNPPIRPPLMHGSHVVNHHHNLYHHQGHVGGRYGGRSRRPAKKSLSIDVSAGETETGRVLEVTDLPAGISRLEADSILAELSKVGAFIKWLPETSSPNQSESRSEGADATNSDHTKPPPLDLASTYTILATFPSKYAAQSALHKLNSSFTKFKLRTSKGHNEQHTLARSSSQ, from the exons GAAAAGATTCATATTGAGCTAAGCCAGTCTTTCGAAAAAGACGAAACGTCAATCAAAAATGAGGACGGCGAGAAATTCTCAGAGAAGCCGGAAAAAACAGACCGACTGTTAAAGAAGACGCTCTCAagag ATCCCAGTCAGGAATACACAGACTCCACGGGTATAGACCTTCATGAGTTTTTGGTCAACACACTGAAGAACAACCCCCG GGACAGAATGATGTTGCTGAAGCTGGAGCAAGATATTCTCGACTTCATTAGTAACATCGA CAGTCAGAAGAGGAAGTTTCCCCCGATGACCTCATACCACAGGATGCTCCTGCACAGGGTGGCCGCTTACTTCGGGCTGGACCATAACGTCGATCAGACCGGCAAAGCAGTTATCATCAACAAAACCTGCAATACTAGAAT ACCAGACCAGAAGTTTTCCGAACACTTTAAAGATGATAAATCGGACGACTTCCAAAAGCGGTACATCTTAAAGAGAGATAACTCAAGTCTCGACCAGGATGATGGCAGG CTGCGAATGCGCCTCAAGGATGATAGACGGAGTAAATCGATCGAGGAGAGAGAGGAGGAGTACCAGCGTGCCAGGGACAGAATCTTCGCTCAAGAT GGACAAGAACATTTTCCATTTGATAAAAG AATCCAAGAGGATGTTACTTATATCAACACCCAGCAAAGACGTCAAATATTCAG GTTGAGAGACAGCCGCTCGGGAAACAGTCGTCAGAGCAGTTCGGAGACCGAGATGAAGTATTCAGACCCCCGGCCGTGGAGCAGCACGGATTCGGACAGCTCCCACAGGAACCTGAAGCCATCCATGACCAAAGCCAACAGCTTCAGCGGTATCAGCCTGCTGATTCGAGGAGACAGTACGGCCAGCAGCAAGAGCGCGGGAAAACTGTCCAAAACGA GTTCCGACTCCTCTAGTAGCGTAGGTTCGTCTTCCGGGTCGCTCTCCCGGCCTACTCAGCTGTCTTTACCCGCCCCCGTTCCACCTCAGCCCAGTCGGGGATTCACAATGGCCCCCTCAGCCCCTCTTCCAGCACCGCCCATCGGGGGCAACACAACCACCCCGGCCCCTCAAAGCTCGACTACTAACTCTAACATTAACGCTAACGCTAGTTTCTACATCGTTCCTCTGGACACCTCAGCCATCCCACCAGGCAGTGTGCTCCTCAATCCACAGACAG gTCAACCATACATTAACCCCGATGGCAGCCCTGTGATCTACAACCCAGCAATGACATCACAACAAGGGCGGGGCCAACAGCCCATGACTCTGCATCCTCCCCCACCGCCTCCTCCACTTCCTCCTCAACCTCAGCCACCCAATCACTTTCTCCCACAG ccgtctgcgcagccagtGCAGTTCGCTGCAGTCTCTTGTCCTCCCCTCCTGCCTGGTGCTTATACTCAACAATATACCGTG CAACAGGACGGTTTAAGCGCTCAGTTCGGCCAGATGAATCTAGTTCGACAGACTTCAAGCGAAGCTCAGGATCCCCACACGGGCCTTTACCCACAATCGCTTGTGCTTCAGAACCCCCCGCCCACCGGCTACATGCTTCAGTCGGCTGGGCAGCCCATGAACCACCACGCCTATCCTCCGCCCACACCCGTCAATCAATCTGTCCTGCAACCACATGGATACATGCAGCAACCCGTGCAACAg GTATCGGCGTGTTTCTGCGCTCCGGGACAATATTCGCACTCGAACCAACACTACAGAGCAGTGACACCGGTACACTACAGCGCCCCCCAGAGTCAAGCTCTGCCACCACAACAGACAG GTTTCCAGACGGTCATGCCCGGTCAACCCCCCAGCTACCAAGGCATGATGGGAGTCCAACAGGCTCAGAACCAATCGCTGGTTAGCACCCAAAGTGGGATGGCCAATCAGATTCAGAGTGTGATGGTGCAGTACCCCGCAATGCCTCCATATCAG GTGTCTGTACAACAGGGATCTCAAAACGTTTCGCAGGCAGCCTATCAGCAACAGATTGTAATGCAGGGACAGACCAATCAGACGCCAGCGCCCTCCACCAGCATGCAAGTGTATTACAGCATGCTGCCGCCAACCCACCACTCTACCGTCAG ttcTACGGTTGGCTTTCTTCCCCCGCCTGGTTCAGATCAGATGTCATTTCAGAGAGCGCCCTCTCCCTGTGGCTCTCAGCCAATCACAGGCCAGCAGTGCACAG GTGTTCCCCCGCCGCCCCCTACTGGTGGAATGGTGATGATGCAATTGAATGTTCCTCCCTGCCAGCATCCAAGAGCTCCTTCTCCATCTCATTGGAAACCCAACAGATACTACAAACACAGCGACCTGCCACCGCAGGACAACACACAG aATAACCCACAGCATCTTATTAGCCCCTCCCCATCACCAGCTCAGTCACCTGCTCCCACCCATCTGGCTAACCTGAAGGGTCCTCGTCCTGGCCACGCCCCTTTTCTCATGCCTCAGTTTTCTCGCCCTTTCGCTCCAGGCCAAG GTGATGGCAGGTATCCTCCTCTGATTGGGCAGCCCCTCCAGTATAACCCTCCCATCAGACCCCCACTAATGCACGGCTCTCATGTGGTCAACCATCATCACAATCTTTATCACCATCAG GGTCATGTGGGTGGCCGGTACGGCGGCCGTAGTCGAAGACCCGCAAAGAAATCACTGTCTATTGACGTGAGCGCAGGAGAAACGG AAACCGGTCGTGTTCTGGAGGTGACGGATCTTCCGGCTGGCATCAGTCGACTGGAAGCGGACTCCATACTCGCAGAACTGAGCAAAGTTGGCGCTTTCATAAAATGGCTGCCAGAAACTTCATCTCCCAACCAATCAGAGAGCCGCAGCGAGGGGGCGGACGCCACAAACTCTGACCATACCAAACCGCCCCCTCTCGACCTGGCGTCCACGTACACCATCCTGGCCACGTTTCCTTCGAAGTACGCGGCGCAGAGCGCGCTTCATAAACTCAACAGCTCCTTCACCAAATTCAAACTGCGAACTAGCAAGGGACACAACGAACAACACACCCTCGCCAGATCCAGCTCGCAATGA
- the r3hdm1 gene encoding R3H domain-containing protein 1 isoform X3, which translates to MSESSLDTRSCDVMKVLECDGPQPAESPATPNDPQYTLQNNGTHAQECVIDQSSSHQTQLGQSAQSIRRSKSNGKLKLVRSLAVCEEPSPPLLTELPHEQFESRAVKEQEKIHIELSQSFEKDETSIKNEDGEKFSEKPEKTDRLLKKTLSRDPSQEYTDSTGIDLHEFLVNTLKNNPRDRMMLLKLEQDILDFISNIDQKRKFPPMTSYHRMLLHRVAAYFGLDHNVDQTGKAVIINKTCNTRIPDQKFSEHFKDDKSDDFQKRYILKRDNSSLDQDDGRLRMRLKDDRRSKSIEEREEEYQRARDRIFAQDGQEHFPFDKRIQEDVTYINTQQRRQIFRLRDSRSGNSRQSSSETEMKYSDPRPWSSTDSDSSHRNLKPSMTKANSFSGISLLIRGDSTASSKSAGKLSKTSSDSSSSVGSSSGSLSRPTQLSLPAPVPPQPSRGFTMAPSAPLPAPPIGGNTTTPAPQSSTTNSNINANASFYIVPLDTSAIPPGSVLLNPQTGQPYINPDGSPVIYNPAMTSQQGRGQQPMTLHPPPPPPPLPPQPQPPNHFLPQPSAQPVQFAAVSCPPLLPGAYTQQYTVQQDGLSAQFGQMNLVRQTSSEAQDPHTGLYPQSLVLQNPPPTGYMLQSAGQPMNHHAYPPPTPVNQSVLQPHGYMQQPVQQVSACFCAPGQYSHSNQHYRAVTPVHYSAPQSQALPPQQTGFQTVMPGQPPSYQGMMGVQQAQNQSLVSTQSGMANQIQSVMVQYPAMPPYQVSVQQGSQNVSQAAYQQQIVMQGQTNQTPAPSTSMQVYYSMLPPTHHSTVSSTVGFLPPPGSDQMSFQRAPSPCGSQPITGQQCTGVPPPPPTGGMVMMQLNVPPCQHPRAPSPSHWKPNRYYKHSDLPPQDNTQNNPQHLISPSPSPAQSPAPTHLANLKGPRPGHAPFLMPQFSRPFAPGQGDGRYPPLIGQPLQYNPPIRPPLMHGSHVVNHHHNLYHHQGHVGGRYGGRSRRPAKKSLSIDVSAGETETGRVLEVTDLPAGISRLEADSILAELSKVGAFIKWLPETSSPNQSESRSEGADATNSDHTKPPPLDLASTYTILATFPSKYAAQSALHKLNSSFTKFKLRTSKGHNEQHTLARSSSQ; encoded by the exons GAAAAGATTCATATTGAGCTAAGCCAGTCTTTCGAAAAAGACGAAACGTCAATCAAAAATGAGGACGGCGAGAAATTCTCAGAGAAGCCGGAAAAAACAGACCGACTGTTAAAGAAGACGCTCTCAagag ATCCCAGTCAGGAATACACAGACTCCACGGGTATAGACCTTCATGAGTTTTTGGTCAACACACTGAAGAACAACCCCCG GGACAGAATGATGTTGCTGAAGCTGGAGCAAGATATTCTCGACTTCATTAGTAACATCGA TCAGAAGAGGAAGTTTCCCCCGATGACCTCATACCACAGGATGCTCCTGCACAGGGTGGCCGCTTACTTCGGGCTGGACCATAACGTCGATCAGACCGGCAAAGCAGTTATCATCAACAAAACCTGCAATACTAGAAT ACCAGACCAGAAGTTTTCCGAACACTTTAAAGATGATAAATCGGACGACTTCCAAAAGCGGTACATCTTAAAGAGAGATAACTCAAGTCTCGACCAGGATGATGGCAGG CTGCGAATGCGCCTCAAGGATGATAGACGGAGTAAATCGATCGAGGAGAGAGAGGAGGAGTACCAGCGTGCCAGGGACAGAATCTTCGCTCAAGAT GGACAAGAACATTTTCCATTTGATAAAAG AATCCAAGAGGATGTTACTTATATCAACACCCAGCAAAGACGTCAAATATTCAG GTTGAGAGACAGCCGCTCGGGAAACAGTCGTCAGAGCAGTTCGGAGACCGAGATGAAGTATTCAGACCCCCGGCCGTGGAGCAGCACGGATTCGGACAGCTCCCACAGGAACCTGAAGCCATCCATGACCAAAGCCAACAGCTTCAGCGGTATCAGCCTGCTGATTCGAGGAGACAGTACGGCCAGCAGCAAGAGCGCGGGAAAACTGTCCAAAACGA GTTCCGACTCCTCTAGTAGCGTAGGTTCGTCTTCCGGGTCGCTCTCCCGGCCTACTCAGCTGTCTTTACCCGCCCCCGTTCCACCTCAGCCCAGTCGGGGATTCACAATGGCCCCCTCAGCCCCTCTTCCAGCACCGCCCATCGGGGGCAACACAACCACCCCGGCCCCTCAAAGCTCGACTACTAACTCTAACATTAACGCTAACGCTAGTTTCTACATCGTTCCTCTGGACACCTCAGCCATCCCACCAGGCAGTGTGCTCCTCAATCCACAGACAG gTCAACCATACATTAACCCCGATGGCAGCCCTGTGATCTACAACCCAGCAATGACATCACAACAAGGGCGGGGCCAACAGCCCATGACTCTGCATCCTCCCCCACCGCCTCCTCCACTTCCTCCTCAACCTCAGCCACCCAATCACTTTCTCCCACAG ccgtctgcgcagccagtGCAGTTCGCTGCAGTCTCTTGTCCTCCCCTCCTGCCTGGTGCTTATACTCAACAATATACCGTG CAACAGGACGGTTTAAGCGCTCAGTTCGGCCAGATGAATCTAGTTCGACAGACTTCAAGCGAAGCTCAGGATCCCCACACGGGCCTTTACCCACAATCGCTTGTGCTTCAGAACCCCCCGCCCACCGGCTACATGCTTCAGTCGGCTGGGCAGCCCATGAACCACCACGCCTATCCTCCGCCCACACCCGTCAATCAATCTGTCCTGCAACCACATGGATACATGCAGCAACCCGTGCAACAg GTATCGGCGTGTTTCTGCGCTCCGGGACAATATTCGCACTCGAACCAACACTACAGAGCAGTGACACCGGTACACTACAGCGCCCCCCAGAGTCAAGCTCTGCCACCACAACAGACAG GTTTCCAGACGGTCATGCCCGGTCAACCCCCCAGCTACCAAGGCATGATGGGAGTCCAACAGGCTCAGAACCAATCGCTGGTTAGCACCCAAAGTGGGATGGCCAATCAGATTCAGAGTGTGATGGTGCAGTACCCCGCAATGCCTCCATATCAG GTGTCTGTACAACAGGGATCTCAAAACGTTTCGCAGGCAGCCTATCAGCAACAGATTGTAATGCAGGGACAGACCAATCAGACGCCAGCGCCCTCCACCAGCATGCAAGTGTATTACAGCATGCTGCCGCCAACCCACCACTCTACCGTCAG ttcTACGGTTGGCTTTCTTCCCCCGCCTGGTTCAGATCAGATGTCATTTCAGAGAGCGCCCTCTCCCTGTGGCTCTCAGCCAATCACAGGCCAGCAGTGCACAG GTGTTCCCCCGCCGCCCCCTACTGGTGGAATGGTGATGATGCAATTGAATGTTCCTCCCTGCCAGCATCCAAGAGCTCCTTCTCCATCTCATTGGAAACCCAACAGATACTACAAACACAGCGACCTGCCACCGCAGGACAACACACAG aATAACCCACAGCATCTTATTAGCCCCTCCCCATCACCAGCTCAGTCACCTGCTCCCACCCATCTGGCTAACCTGAAGGGTCCTCGTCCTGGCCACGCCCCTTTTCTCATGCCTCAGTTTTCTCGCCCTTTCGCTCCAGGCCAAG GTGATGGCAGGTATCCTCCTCTGATTGGGCAGCCCCTCCAGTATAACCCTCCCATCAGACCCCCACTAATGCACGGCTCTCATGTGGTCAACCATCATCACAATCTTTATCACCATCAG GGTCATGTGGGTGGCCGGTACGGCGGCCGTAGTCGAAGACCCGCAAAGAAATCACTGTCTATTGACGTGAGCGCAGGAGAAACGG AAACCGGTCGTGTTCTGGAGGTGACGGATCTTCCGGCTGGCATCAGTCGACTGGAAGCGGACTCCATACTCGCAGAACTGAGCAAAGTTGGCGCTTTCATAAAATGGCTGCCAGAAACTTCATCTCCCAACCAATCAGAGAGCCGCAGCGAGGGGGCGGACGCCACAAACTCTGACCATACCAAACCGCCCCCTCTCGACCTGGCGTCCACGTACACCATCCTGGCCACGTTTCCTTCGAAGTACGCGGCGCAGAGCGCGCTTCATAAACTCAACAGCTCCTTCACCAAATTCAAACTGCGAACTAGCAAGGGACACAACGAACAACACACCCTCGCCAGATCCAGCTCGCAATGA